The following are encoded in a window of Salinibacter ruber DSM 13855 genomic DNA:
- a CDS encoding PLP-dependent cysteine synthase family protein, with product MSTAPASPSASTAAPAASSLVDDIGRTPLLRLDRVADDLPDSVAVYGKAEHLNPGGSVKDRPALRMIEAGLDAGAFRPEQTLIDATSGNTGIAYAMIGAAKGLDVALALPENASAERKKVLRAYGAELILTDPMAGTDGAQRRVKEIVDAHPDRYFYPDQYNNDANWRAHYDGTGTEILDQTDGAVSHFVTGLGTTGTFTGVTRRLKAHDASIRCVAVEPETALHGLEGLKHMETAIVPGIYAPDLADAHRTCSTEAAVDMTRRLAREEGLLVGPSAGANVAAALDVARSLDAGTVVTILCDTGTRYLSDDFWEEES from the coding sequence ATGAGCACGGCCCCTGCCTCCCCATCCGCGTCGACGGCCGCCCCGGCCGCGTCGTCCCTGGTTGACGACATCGGCCGGACGCCCCTCCTGCGGCTCGACCGCGTGGCCGATGACCTGCCGGACTCCGTGGCCGTCTACGGCAAGGCGGAGCACCTCAACCCTGGCGGCTCGGTGAAGGATCGCCCCGCCCTCCGGATGATCGAGGCGGGGCTCGACGCCGGTGCGTTCCGCCCCGAGCAGACGCTCATCGACGCGACGAGCGGCAACACGGGCATCGCCTACGCGATGATTGGCGCGGCGAAGGGGCTGGACGTGGCCCTCGCCCTGCCCGAGAACGCCTCCGCGGAGCGCAAGAAGGTGCTGCGCGCCTACGGGGCCGAACTCATCCTGACGGACCCGATGGCGGGCACGGACGGCGCCCAGCGGCGCGTGAAGGAGATCGTGGACGCCCACCCGGACCGCTACTTTTACCCCGACCAGTACAACAACGACGCCAACTGGCGGGCGCACTACGACGGCACCGGCACGGAAATCTTGGATCAGACGGACGGCGCGGTGTCCCACTTCGTGACGGGCCTCGGCACCACCGGCACCTTCACCGGCGTCACGCGCCGCCTGAAGGCACACGACGCATCGATTCGATGCGTCGCCGTGGAGCCGGAAACGGCCCTGCACGGCCTGGAGGGCCTGAAGCACATGGAGACGGCGATTGTGCCCGGCATCTACGCCCCGGACCTCGCCGACGCCCACCGCACGTGCTCCACCGAGGCGGCCGTCGACATGACGCGTCGGCTGGCCCGGGAGGAGGGGCTGCTGGTCGGCCCGTCGGCGGGAGCGAACGTGGCCGCCGCGCTCGACGTGGCCCGGTCGCTCGACGCCGGCACCGTCGTCACGATCCTCTGCGACACCGGCACGCGGTACCTGAGCGACGACTTTTGGGAGGAGGAATCATGA
- a CDS encoding Mov34/MPN/PAD-1 family protein, whose protein sequence is MKTTPDILDQIRVHGADAYPEEGCGFLLGTVTDDGDNRVAALHRATNRRSEQRTRRYELTADDYRAADAAAQEQGLDVVGVYHSHPDHPARPSATDLEEATFPGFTYVIVSVRDGAPEALTAWALAPDRSEFHREDIVRPDPEAP, encoded by the coding sequence ATGAAAACCACCCCTGACATTCTCGACCAGATTCGTGTCCACGGCGCCGACGCCTATCCCGAAGAAGGATGCGGCTTTCTGCTCGGCACCGTCACGGACGACGGCGACAACCGCGTGGCTGCCCTCCACCGCGCCACCAACCGCCGCTCCGAGCAGCGGACCCGGCGCTACGAGCTCACGGCCGACGACTACCGGGCGGCCGACGCGGCGGCGCAGGAGCAGGGGCTCGACGTGGTGGGCGTGTATCACTCCCACCCCGACCATCCGGCGCGGCCCTCGGCGACGGACCTGGAGGAGGCCACCTTTCCCGGCTTCACCTACGTCATCGTCTCCGTCCGCGACGGCGCCCCGGAGGCCCTAACCGCCTGGGCCCTCGCCCCGGACCGCTCCGAATTTCACCGCGAGGACATCGTCCGGCCCGACCCCGAGGCGCCGTAG
- a CDS encoding ubiquitin-like small modifier protein 1 → MPTTDTTTVTLRIPTPLRSATDGQATVEVEAETVDAALRTLVDQHPDLADNLYDEDDELRQFVNIYVGDDDVRFGEGVDTPLEPGDEVSIVPSIAGG, encoded by the coding sequence ATGCCCACCACCGACACCACGACCGTCACGCTCCGCATTCCGACCCCCCTTCGCTCCGCCACCGACGGGCAGGCGACCGTCGAGGTGGAGGCGGAGACGGTCGACGCGGCCCTTCGCACCCTCGTAGACCAGCACCCCGACCTCGCCGACAACCTCTACGACGAGGACGACGAGCTGCGCCAGTTCGTGAACATCTACGTCGGCGACGACGACGTGCGGTTTGGCGAGGGCGTGGACACCCCGCTGGAGCCGGGCGACGAGGTATCCATCGTGCCCTCGATTGCGGGCGGCTGA
- the moeB gene encoding molybdopterin-synthase adenylyltransferase MoeB — protein sequence MPTTTTDPNQKQAELSPDELQRYSRHLTLPEFGREGQEALKNASVLLVGAGGLGSPAATYLAAAGVGRIGLVDFDSVEASNLQRQILYGTSDVGRPKLDAASERLEDLNPHVDVETHEVRLTSDNALDIIDQYDVVADGTDNFPTRYLVNDACVMTGTPNVYASIFRFEGQVSVFATEDGPCYRCLYEEPPPPGLVPSCAEGGVLGILPGFIGTLQATEVIKVLTGVGEPLVGRLLMSDALNMDFRTVNVPTNPECPVCGDDPTVTELIDYEAFCGLPQSDESSPNGTADSDVSDTDDAVPETSVHDLKQRRDAGDAPFVLDVREPYEAEIASLDADQLIPVDDLEARLDELDAGPEEEIVVHCRSGARSAKATAFLREQGYDASNLEGGVLAWSEEIDDSVPQY from the coding sequence ATGCCTACAACCACGACTGACCCCAACCAGAAACAGGCGGAATTGTCCCCCGATGAGCTCCAGCGCTACAGCCGCCACCTCACGCTTCCCGAGTTTGGGCGCGAGGGACAGGAGGCGCTCAAGAACGCGTCCGTCCTGCTCGTCGGGGCGGGCGGCCTCGGCTCGCCGGCCGCGACCTACCTCGCCGCGGCGGGCGTCGGCCGCATCGGCCTCGTCGACTTCGACAGCGTGGAGGCCTCGAACCTTCAGCGCCAGATCCTCTACGGCACCAGCGACGTGGGCCGGCCCAAGCTCGATGCCGCGTCCGAGCGCCTGGAGGACCTCAACCCGCACGTCGACGTGGAGACGCACGAGGTGCGCCTCACGAGCGACAACGCGCTCGACATCATCGACCAGTACGACGTGGTGGCCGACGGGACCGACAACTTTCCCACCCGCTACCTCGTCAACGACGCCTGCGTGATGACGGGCACGCCCAACGTGTACGCGTCCATCTTCCGCTTCGAGGGGCAGGTGTCGGTCTTTGCCACCGAGGACGGCCCCTGCTACCGGTGCCTCTATGAGGAGCCGCCCCCGCCCGGCCTCGTCCCCTCCTGCGCCGAGGGCGGCGTGCTCGGCATCCTGCCCGGCTTCATCGGCACGCTGCAGGCCACCGAGGTCATCAAGGTGCTCACCGGCGTCGGCGAGCCGCTGGTGGGGCGCCTGCTGATGTCCGATGCCCTCAACATGGACTTCCGCACCGTCAACGTGCCCACGAACCCCGAGTGCCCGGTCTGCGGCGACGACCCGACGGTGACGGAACTGATCGACTACGAGGCCTTTTGCGGACTTCCGCAAAGCGACGAGTCCTCCCCCAACGGAACCGCCGATTCTGACGTGTCTGACACCGACGACGCCGTCCCCGAAACGTCCGTCCACGACCTCAAGCAGCGCCGCGACGCGGGCGACGCGCCCTTCGTGCTCGACGTGCGCGAGCCCTACGAGGCCGAGATCGCGAGCCTCGACGCCGACCAGCTCATCCCGGTGGACGACCTTGAGGCCCGCCTCGACGAACTGGACGCCGGCCCGGAGGAGGAGATTGTGGTGCACTGCCGCTCGGGCGCGCGCTCGGCGAAGGCCACCGCGTTCCTGCGCGAGCAGGGCTACGACGCCTCGAACCTGGAGGGCGGCGTGCTTGCCTGGAGCGAGGAGATTGACGACAGCGTGCCGCAGTACTGA
- a CDS encoding FxLYD domain-containing protein produces MPLASGSSVRSLMLLVAAVAGMAVLGACGGGEGETTDATVVEPRLLQTETGERIFAGTLVNQGRSTIGIAEVEVALYDGQGSRIETMRIQVQDVPPGDSAAFNQTVDSDRPIQQAQVQQILAP; encoded by the coding sequence ATGCCTCTCGCTTCCGGCTCGTCCGTGCGTTCGCTGATGCTGCTCGTTGCCGCCGTCGCGGGGATGGCCGTCCTCGGGGCGTGCGGGGGGGGCGAGGGCGAGACCACCGACGCGACCGTGGTCGAGCCCCGTCTCCTGCAGACGGAGACCGGCGAGCGGATCTTTGCGGGCACGCTCGTCAACCAGGGCCGCTCTACCATCGGCATCGCGGAGGTGGAGGTGGCCCTCTACGATGGCCAGGGCTCCCGCATCGAGACGATGCGGATCCAGGTGCAGGACGTGCCCCCCGGTGACTCGGCCGCGTTCAACCAGACCGTCGACTCGGACCGGCCGATCCAGCAGGCGCAGGTGCAGCAGATTCTCGCTCCGTAG
- a CDS encoding valine--tRNA ligase, with protein MPDDAPSLASMSKAYDPSDIEDKWYTYWEEHGFFEADADGDADSHVIMMPPPNVTGRLHIGHALQDSIQDALTRIHRMKGDETLWMPGLDHAGIATQNAVEDDLREAEGKTRHDLGREAFVERVRAWKEEYGDLILDQKRTLGDSCDWGRQRFTMDEGFTRAVQEVFVQLHEEGLIYRGDYLVNWDPENETALSDEEVENEEREGHLWHVQYPLVGAEDESLTIATTRPETMLGDTAIAVDPDDERYEHLVGETAILPLLGREIPIIADERIDSDFGTGALKVTPAHDETDFEIGEDHGLEKITIMSPTGDINENGGPYEGMDRFDARDQIVEDLEEEGLLVAVEDYMMSVPLSERSEAVIEPLISRQWFVEMEPLAEPAIEAVREGEIEFFPDRWANEYFRWMENIRDWCISRQLWWGHRIPVWYYTDEHGEADPEQGYVVSIDQPEDGMVQETDVLDTWFSSWLWPFATLGWPEETDDLEKFYPTDVLVSGYDILFFWIARMIMAGYEFTGRPPFKNVFITGMVKDAQGRWMSKSLGNGIDPLEMVDQYGADATRFTLTLLCAQGQDIKLAPSKFEMGRNFANKIWNAFNVFGQFMDRDDAGVPVRDYQRERSFEELELVEQWMLHRLHTAIQDVEDSLDRYRLNEIAERVYDVFWRDYCDWYLELIKPPYGEEMEADKIALAAEIYETLLKLLHPLMPFITEELWWKVRPRGAGEACIAADWPSADDEQMDAAAAETFELIQEMISGVRGIKSDYGVGLGQEIEATVSVPVDDEALADTVRRYADYFDKLASVTDLTVEAGAEKPTASASVVVGRCEVFVPLVGMIDLEQERERLRGEIEEKETFLEGVEQKLNNPQFVNKAPDEVVERERQKKKDATAELERLQDNLADLEAV; from the coding sequence ATGCCCGACGACGCCCCGTCCTTGGCTTCGATGAGCAAAGCCTACGATCCGTCCGACATCGAAGACAAGTGGTACACCTACTGGGAAGAGCACGGCTTCTTCGAGGCCGACGCCGACGGCGACGCCGACTCCCACGTCATCATGATGCCGCCGCCCAACGTCACCGGGCGGCTCCACATCGGTCACGCGCTGCAGGACTCCATCCAGGACGCCCTCACGCGCATCCACCGCATGAAGGGGGACGAGACCCTCTGGATGCCGGGCCTCGATCACGCGGGCATCGCCACGCAGAACGCCGTGGAGGACGATCTCCGCGAGGCGGAGGGGAAGACGCGCCACGACCTCGGCCGCGAGGCGTTCGTGGAGCGGGTGCGGGCCTGGAAGGAGGAGTACGGCGACCTCATCCTGGACCAGAAGCGCACGCTCGGCGACTCGTGCGACTGGGGCCGCCAGCGCTTTACCATGGACGAGGGCTTTACGCGGGCCGTGCAGGAGGTCTTCGTGCAGCTCCACGAGGAGGGGCTCATCTACCGCGGCGACTACCTGGTGAACTGGGACCCCGAGAACGAAACGGCCCTCTCCGACGAGGAGGTCGAGAACGAGGAGCGCGAGGGGCACCTGTGGCACGTCCAGTACCCGCTCGTGGGCGCCGAGGACGAGTCCCTGACGATCGCCACGACCCGCCCCGAGACGATGCTCGGCGACACGGCCATTGCCGTGGATCCCGACGACGAGCGGTACGAGCACCTCGTGGGCGAAACCGCGATCCTGCCGCTCCTGGGGCGCGAGATCCCCATCATCGCCGACGAGCGGATCGACAGCGACTTCGGCACGGGAGCGCTCAAGGTCACCCCGGCCCATGACGAGACCGACTTCGAAATTGGGGAGGACCACGGCCTTGAGAAAATCACGATCATGAGCCCGACGGGCGACATCAACGAGAACGGCGGGCCCTACGAGGGCATGGACCGGTTCGACGCCCGCGACCAGATCGTGGAGGACCTGGAGGAGGAGGGGCTGCTGGTGGCGGTGGAGGACTACATGATGAGCGTCCCCCTCTCCGAGCGCTCGGAGGCGGTGATCGAGCCGCTCATCTCGCGGCAGTGGTTCGTGGAGATGGAGCCCCTGGCCGAGCCGGCGATCGAGGCGGTGCGCGAGGGCGAGATCGAGTTCTTCCCCGACCGCTGGGCCAACGAGTACTTCCGCTGGATGGAAAACATCCGCGACTGGTGCATCAGCCGCCAGCTCTGGTGGGGCCACCGCATTCCGGTCTGGTACTACACCGACGAGCACGGGGAGGCCGATCCCGAGCAGGGCTACGTCGTGAGCATCGACCAGCCGGAGGACGGGATGGTGCAGGAGACCGACGTGCTCGACACGTGGTTCTCGTCCTGGCTCTGGCCGTTCGCCACGCTCGGCTGGCCGGAGGAGACCGACGACCTGGAGAAATTCTACCCGACCGACGTGCTCGTCAGCGGGTACGACATCCTCTTCTTCTGGATTGCCCGCATGATCATGGCGGGGTACGAGTTTACCGGCCGGCCGCCGTTCAAGAACGTCTTTATCACCGGCATGGTGAAGGACGCGCAGGGCCGCTGGATGTCGAAGAGCCTGGGCAACGGCATCGACCCGCTGGAGATGGTGGACCAGTACGGCGCCGACGCCACCCGCTTCACCCTGACGCTCCTCTGCGCGCAGGGGCAGGACATCAAGCTCGCCCCCTCGAAGTTTGAGATGGGCCGCAACTTCGCCAACAAGATCTGGAACGCGTTCAACGTCTTCGGCCAGTTCATGGACCGGGACGACGCCGGCGTGCCCGTCCGCGACTACCAGCGGGAGCGCTCCTTCGAAGAGCTGGAGCTGGTGGAGCAGTGGATGCTGCACCGCCTCCACACCGCCATCCAGGACGTCGAAGACTCGCTCGACCGCTACCGCCTCAACGAGATCGCCGAGCGCGTCTACGACGTGTTCTGGCGCGACTACTGCGACTGGTACCTGGAGCTGATCAAGCCGCCGTACGGTGAGGAGATGGAGGCGGACAAGATCGCCCTGGCGGCCGAGATCTACGAGACGCTCCTGAAGCTCCTGCACCCGCTGATGCCGTTTATCACCGAGGAGCTGTGGTGGAAGGTGCGGCCGCGCGGGGCGGGGGAGGCCTGCATCGCCGCCGACTGGCCGTCGGCCGACGACGAGCAGATGGACGCGGCCGCCGCCGAGACGTTCGAACTCATCCAGGAGATGATCTCCGGCGTGCGCGGCATCAAGAGCGACTACGGCGTGGGCCTGGGGCAGGAGATCGAGGCGACGGTCAGCGTGCCCGTCGACGACGAAGCCCTCGCGGACACCGTGCGGCGGTACGCCGACTACTTCGACAAGCTGGCGAGCGTGACGGACCTGACGGTGGAGGCCGGGGCCGAGAAGCCGACGGCCAGCGCCTCGGTCGTCGTGGGGCGGTGCGAGGTGTTCGTGCCGCTGGTCGGCATGATCGACCTGGAGCAGGAGCGCGAGCGGCTCCGGGGCGAGATTGAGGAGAAGGAGACCTTCCTGGAAGGCGTGGAGCAGAAGCTCAACAACCCCCAGTTCGTCAACAAGGCGCCGGACGAGGTCGTGGAGCGCGAGCGCCAGAAGAAGAAGGACGCGACCGCCGAGCTAGAGCGGCTGCAGGACAACCTCGCCGACCTGGAGGCCGTGTAG
- a CDS encoding metal-dependent transcriptional regulator — MRSPSIEDYLKALYKLEDDKGAPVSTGALAEAMDVSSASASNMIKRLDELEFLTYEAYEGATLTDPGRTVALEVLRHHRLLELYLKEVMGFSWDEIHEEAEILEHHISERFEDRIEEMLGHPERDPHGHPIPARDGSVDALPTRSLADLPEGDAASIDHVADEDGELLDLLEQRGLLPGATVEVADTRPLDGLLVVAVDGTEQLIGRPVAKKVVVEA; from the coding sequence ATGCGGAGCCCTTCCATCGAGGACTATCTCAAAGCCCTCTACAAACTCGAAGACGACAAGGGAGCTCCCGTATCGACCGGTGCCCTCGCGGAGGCGATGGACGTCTCGTCGGCCTCGGCGTCGAACATGATCAAACGCCTCGACGAGCTCGAGTTCTTAACGTACGAGGCCTACGAGGGGGCCACGCTCACCGATCCGGGACGCACCGTGGCGCTGGAGGTGCTCCGCCACCACCGCCTGCTGGAGCTCTACCTGAAGGAGGTGATGGGCTTTTCGTGGGACGAGATTCACGAGGAGGCCGAAATTCTGGAGCACCACATCTCCGAACGGTTCGAGGACCGCATCGAGGAAATGCTGGGCCACCCGGAGCGCGACCCCCACGGCCACCCCATTCCGGCCCGGGACGGCTCCGTGGACGCCCTCCCCACCCGATCGCTCGCCGACCTCCCCGAGGGGGACGCCGCCTCCATCGACCACGTCGCCGACGAGGACGGCGAGCTGCTGGACCTGCTCGAACAGCGCGGCCTCCTCCCCGGCGCCACCGTCGAGGTCGCCGACACGCGCCCGCTCGACGGCCTGCTCGTCGTGGCGGTCGACGGGACCGAGCAGCTCATCGGCCGCCCGGTCGCAAAGAAGGTCGTCGTGGAGGCGTAG
- a CDS encoding putative manganese transporter, translating to MLPQDALDILIVSIRDGFVQVSAFVAVTVLLFSYLQYRTSGRIVTFLRNHRRMQPIAGALLGLTPGCGGAIVAMPLYIRGTISFGSVVATLGATAGDSAFVILAIAPGAGVYAYGLAFAASVAFGYAIDHWGLGVRRIDAAVERVAAVMRPGNVAASSVVAGGHGTATGSPEAPRPGDAGSAAVARSSPARLDGALSAPDAAPAGTASSCPPPSDASGPHESADASGATNGASGVLTTISHVVHLLWWGVAAAGLVAGVMYLARGAPEVAVEVAPTFFGLFTVAGVTGTVLSFYLYVVGRHYMDEAGAGRLRDRFGSAYETFQHAAMETSMVTVWVLAGYLLYEYTMGLFALDLRALSTMAGVFAPAAGAALGIVPGCTPQIIFAQLYAVEEVIPFSALAANAISQDGDALFPLMAIDMKAALIATIYTTIPALVVGALVYYLWPFARFGFGVLG from the coding sequence ATGCTTCCTCAAGACGCCCTCGACATTCTGATCGTCTCGATACGGGACGGGTTTGTGCAGGTGAGCGCCTTCGTCGCGGTGACCGTTCTGTTGTTTAGTTACCTTCAGTACCGAACCAGCGGCCGCATCGTCACCTTTCTCCGGAACCACCGGCGCATGCAGCCCATCGCCGGGGCCCTGCTCGGGCTGACCCCGGGCTGCGGCGGGGCCATCGTGGCGATGCCCCTCTACATCCGCGGCACCATCAGCTTCGGGTCCGTCGTGGCCACCCTCGGGGCTACGGCCGGGGACTCGGCCTTCGTGATTCTCGCCATTGCGCCCGGGGCCGGGGTGTACGCCTACGGACTGGCCTTCGCCGCGAGCGTGGCGTTTGGCTACGCCATCGACCACTGGGGGTTGGGCGTCCGCCGCATCGACGCGGCCGTCGAGCGCGTTGCGGCCGTGATGCGTCCGGGGAACGTCGCGGCCTCCAGCGTGGTCGCCGGGGGGCACGGCACGGCGACGGGGTCCCCGGAGGCGCCCCGCCCCGGGGATGCCGGCTCGGCGGCCGTCGCGCGGTCCAGTCCGGCCCGCCTCGACGGTGCGCTCTCGGCCCCAGACGCCGCCCCCGCCGGTACGGCCTCGTCCTGCCCGCCCCCGTCCGACGCCTCCGGCCCCCACGAATCGGCCGACGCCTCCGGCGCGACGAATGGGGCGTCCGGCGTACTGACCACCATTAGCCACGTCGTGCACCTCCTCTGGTGGGGCGTGGCGGCCGCAGGGCTCGTGGCGGGCGTGATGTACCTGGCCCGAGGGGCCCCGGAGGTGGCCGTCGAGGTCGCCCCGACCTTCTTCGGGCTCTTCACCGTCGCCGGGGTGACGGGCACGGTGCTCTCGTTCTACCTCTACGTCGTCGGCCGCCACTACATGGACGAAGCGGGGGCCGGCCGCCTCCGCGACCGCTTCGGGAGCGCATACGAGACATTTCAGCACGCCGCGATGGAGACGTCCATGGTGACGGTGTGGGTGCTCGCGGGCTATCTCCTCTACGAATACACCATGGGCCTTTTTGCCCTCGACCTCAGGGCCCTGTCCACGATGGCCGGCGTGTTTGCGCCGGCGGCGGGGGCGGCCCTCGGGATCGTGCCCGGCTGCACCCCCCAGATCATCTTTGCGCAGCTCTACGCCGTCGAGGAGGTGATCCCGTTTTCCGCCCTGGCGGCCAACGCCATCAGCCAGGACGGCGACGCCCTGTTTCCGCTCATGGCCATCGACATGAAGGCGGCGCTCATTGCGACGATCTACACGAC